Proteins co-encoded in one Hymenobacter swuensis DY53 genomic window:
- the surE gene encoding 5'/3'-nucleotidase SurE encodes MSVSAEPRKPLILISNDDGITAPGIAVLVRVMRRLGEVVVVAPNSPQSGMGHAITIGHPLRLDASNIFEGVEAYECSGTPADCVKLAKHHVLKDRRPDLVVSGINHGSNSAVNVLYSGTMSAAIEAAIEGLPAIGFSLCDYGHNADFSHVEPWVEQLARQALTHGIPQGTALNVNIPKNSAEPIAGVRLCRQARAKWQEEFDLRHDPYKRPYYWLIGSFVNFDEGQDTDEYALAHNYISIVPCQYDLTAYAGLREMQTTWDLSPMPAGPAATAPTLGSAEPAPGESAEGLG; translated from the coding sequence TTGTCCGTGTCTGCTGAACCTCGCAAGCCCTTGATTCTGATTTCCAACGACGACGGCATCACGGCCCCCGGTATTGCCGTGCTGGTGCGCGTGATGCGCCGGCTGGGCGAAGTTGTAGTGGTAGCGCCCAACTCACCGCAGTCGGGCATGGGCCACGCTATTACTATCGGCCACCCGCTGCGGCTTGATGCCAGCAACATCTTTGAAGGCGTGGAAGCCTACGAGTGCAGCGGTACCCCGGCCGACTGCGTGAAGCTGGCCAAGCACCACGTCCTCAAGGACCGCCGCCCCGATCTGGTGGTGTCGGGCATCAACCACGGTTCCAACTCGGCCGTGAATGTGCTGTACTCCGGTACGATGTCGGCGGCAATTGAAGCGGCAATTGAAGGCCTGCCGGCTATCGGCTTCTCCCTCTGTGACTACGGCCACAATGCCGACTTCTCCCACGTGGAGCCCTGGGTGGAGCAGTTGGCCCGCCAAGCCCTGACCCACGGCATCCCGCAGGGTACGGCCCTGAACGTAAACATCCCGAAGAACTCGGCCGAGCCCATTGCCGGCGTGCGCCTGTGCCGCCAGGCCCGGGCCAAGTGGCAGGAGGAATTCGACCTACGCCACGACCCCTACAAGCGCCCTTATTACTGGCTGATCGGCTCCTTCGTGAACTTCGATGAGGGCCAGGATACGGATGAGTACGCACTGGCTCACAACTACATTTCCATCGTGCCCTGCCAGTACGACCTCACCGCTTACGCCGGCCTGCGCGAAATGCAAACCACTTGGGACCTGAGCCCAATGCCCGCCGGCCCTGCCGCAACGGCCCCCACCCTGGGCAGCGCCGAGCCTGCCCCCGGCGAATCCGCCGAAGGCCTGGGATAG
- a CDS encoding response regulator transcription factor, whose protein sequence is MHVLIIEDEKSLHHEVQQFLVQSQYLVDSAYTYAEASEKIFVNSYDFVLLDLGLPGGDGLDLLREARRNDRQEASFIILTARGTIDDRVKGLDLGADDYLPKPFSLLELQSRMQAITRRKFGLKRQELTFGNGFLLDATGRTLRYHDQDVVLTKKEFDLLHYLLLHKTRVLTRLQLGEHLWGNVLEDDSDSNYIDVHIKNLRKKLGQFAPADFLETVRGIGYRMAGDN, encoded by the coding sequence ATGCACGTTCTCATCATCGAAGACGAAAAAAGTCTGCACCACGAGGTGCAGCAGTTCCTGGTTCAGTCTCAGTATCTCGTCGATTCGGCGTACACCTACGCCGAGGCGTCGGAGAAAATCTTCGTCAACAGCTACGATTTCGTGCTGCTGGACTTGGGTCTGCCCGGCGGCGACGGCCTGGATCTACTGCGGGAGGCCCGGCGCAATGACCGGCAAGAGGCTTCCTTCATCATCCTGACGGCGCGCGGCACCATTGATGACCGGGTGAAAGGGCTGGACCTGGGGGCCGATGACTACCTGCCTAAGCCTTTCTCCCTGCTGGAGCTGCAAAGCCGGATGCAGGCCATCACGCGCCGCAAATTCGGGCTCAAGCGCCAGGAACTCACCTTCGGCAACGGGTTCCTGCTGGATGCCACCGGCCGCACCCTGCGCTACCACGACCAGGACGTGGTCCTCACCAAAAAAGAATTCGACTTACTGCACTACCTGCTGCTGCACAAAACCCGCGTGCTCACCCGCTTGCAGCTCGGTGAGCACCTGTGGGGCAACGTGCTGGAAGACGATTCCGACTCCAACTACATCGACGTGCACATCAAGAACCTGCGCAAAAAGCTCGGCCAGTTCGCCCCCGCCGACTTCCTCGAAACCGTGCGGGGAATAGGCTACCGCATGGCTGGTGACAATTAA
- a CDS encoding sensor histidine kinase, with protein sequence MRLEAKLALFNALSKLLLVLLGAVVIPPIVSRVAVSHTDQRLHEKRTEVLQLIERDGISTFVQGEAYADYNILKQEYITLTPLPPEGGHRPHPPRIFDEPRQVDNQVEDFRILSQQFTSGGRNYRLEIGSSLATVELLTDTLRRMALWVLVIGALLTIFTDAAFAHYLLRPLRRLISSKLQGVHHPSAFSYAPLETTTTDFRRLDDSLSETMRRVQTAFEKEREFMSNVSHELLTPVSILQSRFENMLQDPTLGHAHSLKIVDSQKTLYRLRNTVKTLLLIANIENEQYLRDESVSLAAVLADVTNELEDRLAQREIRLLEELRPDYVLPEANRTLLFTLLFNLVSNAIKYNRWGGSITVQGRPETSGYRLSITDTGPGIAAQHLPHLFDRFRRFQAGASAPEGYGLGLPIAKTIAEFHKATLTVESEEGKGTTFSLLFP encoded by the coding sequence ATGCGTCTCGAAGCGAAGCTCGCCCTGTTCAATGCGTTGTCGAAGCTGCTGCTGGTGTTGCTGGGGGCGGTAGTGATTCCGCCCATCGTGAGCCGGGTGGCCGTGTCGCACACCGATCAACGCCTGCACGAGAAGCGCACGGAAGTGCTGCAGCTTATTGAGCGAGACGGCATTTCCACCTTCGTACAAGGCGAGGCCTACGCCGATTATAACATTCTCAAGCAGGAATACATTACGCTCACGCCGCTGCCGCCCGAAGGCGGGCACCGCCCCCACCCGCCCCGCATCTTCGACGAGCCCCGGCAGGTGGATAACCAGGTGGAGGATTTTCGGATTCTGAGCCAGCAGTTCACCAGCGGGGGCCGCAATTACCGATTGGAAATCGGCTCGTCCCTGGCCACCGTGGAACTGCTGACCGACACGCTACGGCGTATGGCCCTGTGGGTGCTGGTGATTGGGGCGCTGCTCACCATTTTCACCGATGCCGCCTTTGCCCATTACCTGCTGCGGCCGTTGCGCCGGCTCATCAGCAGCAAATTGCAGGGCGTGCATCACCCCTCGGCCTTCTCCTACGCGCCCCTGGAAACCACCACCACCGACTTCCGCCGCCTCGATGACAGCCTGAGCGAAACCATGCGGCGGGTACAAACGGCCTTCGAGAAGGAGCGGGAGTTCATGTCGAACGTATCGCACGAGCTGCTGACGCCGGTGAGCATTCTGCAGTCGAGGTTTGAGAATATGCTGCAGGACCCCACGCTGGGCCACGCGCATTCCCTCAAAATCGTGGATTCGCAGAAGACCCTTTACCGCCTGCGCAACACGGTAAAAACCCTGCTGCTGATTGCCAACATCGAAAACGAACAGTACCTGCGCGACGAGTCCGTGTCGTTGGCCGCCGTGCTGGCCGATGTGACCAACGAGTTGGAGGACCGGCTGGCCCAACGCGAAATCCGGCTGCTGGAAGAGTTGCGGCCAGATTACGTATTGCCCGAAGCCAACCGGACGCTGCTGTTTACTCTGTTGTTCAACCTGGTCAGCAACGCCATCAAGTATAACCGCTGGGGCGGCAGTATCACGGTGCAGGGCCGACCCGAGACGAGCGGTTACCGCCTTTCCATTACGGATACCGGCCCGGGCATTGCGGCCCAGCACCTACCCCATTTGTTCGACCGGTTCCGGCGTTTTCAGGCCGGGGCTTCGGCACCCGAGGGTTACGGGCTGGGGCTGCCCATCGCCAAAACCATTGCCGAATTCCACAAAGCCACGCTTACGGTAGAGTCAGAAGAAGGCAAGGGCACGACGTTTTCCTTGCTGTTCCCGTAG